A single window of Lepeophtheirus salmonis chromosome 2, UVic_Lsal_1.4, whole genome shotgun sequence DNA harbors:
- the LOC139904805 gene encoding uncharacterized protein — protein sequence MRKKSSNKGNGAIISCMFRRGGHVVSFLRGGIMVQDHFLNHLEGGKRLLHHHSFLSTMPNNDDLFTDDDWSDFLPTKAVEYDHGFCLPDGTVDPVMPKCEPPPPMAMEDDWESLISNAVNDTESKTVDLLEMALQESKANEPEFSSLPIEPVQFTFDPLSFALSQEPLSTPSILSPEPTPQLQPTLPPVPEPLVKKKLTTAEILQATLDKNRTALAMKNASQMLRATIDIRKRAPFSLKNSQFKPVKKIIPTAIAAPTLYSPAAPMSNSKTSIIKLSKGNVILQIPPNINCPPKVNNRSNPRSLLVSKKPTISLQKPKMVKILDPKTKTFKLIKLCAS from the coding sequence atgagaaaaaaaagttcgaaCAAGGGAAATGGTGCAATCATCAGCTGCATGTTTCGGCGTGGCGGACACGTGGTTTCTTTCCTAAGAGGAGGAATCATGGTCCAAGATCATTTCTTAAACCATCTCGAGGGAGGTAAGAGACTACTTCATCATCATAGTTTTTTGTCAACTATGCCCAATAACGACGATCTCTTTACCGACGATGATTGGAGCGACTTCCTACCCACAAAAGCCGTGGAGTACGATCATGGCTTTTGTTTACCAGATGGCACCGTCGATCCGGTCATGCCTAAGTGTGAACCGCCACCCCCAATGGCAATGGAGGATGACTGGGAGTCGCTCATCTCTAATGCCGTCAATGATACAGAGAGCAAAACTGTGGACCTGTTAGAAATGGCCTTGCAGGAGTCCAAGGCCAATGAACCAGAATTCTCTTCTCTCCCTATTGAACCTGTGCAGTTTACATTCGATCCACTCAGTTTTGCTCTGAGTCAAGAGCCTCTATCGACTCCATCTATTCTCTCTCCTGAACCCACGCCGCAACTACAACCCACACTTCCTCCGGTTCCTGAACCTCTTGTTAAAAAGAAACTAACTACGGCAGAGATCCTTCAGGCTACACTGGACAAGAATAGAACAGCTCTGGCTATGAAGAACGCTTCTCAAATGCTTCGTGCAACTATAGACATTCGTAAAAGAGCTCCATTCTCTCTTAAAAACTCGCAGTTTAAACctgtgaaaaaaatcattcctaCTGCTATTGCTGCTCCTACACTCTATTCTCCTGCGGCTCCAATGAGTAACTCCAAAACCTCTATAATCAAACTATCCAAGGGAAATGTTATTCTTCAAATACCTCCTAATATTAACTGCCCTCCCAAAGTCAATAATAGATCCAATCCAAGGAGTTTACTAGTGAGCAAGAAACCTACAATATCCCTTCAAAAACccaaaatggttaaaattttaGATCCCAAGACGAAAACATTCAAGCTGATAAAGCTTTGTGCGTCCTGA
- the RtcB gene encoding RNA-splicing ligase RtcB homolog, with amino-acid sequence MVVRKYEDECEYLERIGSHSWRIKKGFQPNMKVEGVFYVNEKLESLMFEELKNACRPGSVGGFLPGVKQIANVAALPGIVGHSVGLPDVHSGYGFAIGNMAAFDVGNPEAVVSPGGVGFDINCGVRLLRTNLTEKDVQPVKERITQALFDHIPVGVGSKGIIPMGAKDLEEALEMGMDWSLREGYVWPEDKEHCEEYGRMLSADPNCVSTRAKRRGLPQLGTLGAGNHYAEIQVVDEIFDKFAASSMGIDRPGQIVVMIHCGSRGFGHQVATDALVQMEKAMKRDKIEVNDRQLACARIHSKEGQDYLKGMAAAANFAWVNRSSMTFLTRQAFSKIFDSIPDDLDMHVIYDVSHNIAKMEEHMVDGKLKTLLVHRKGSTRAFPPHHPLIPVDFQLTGQPVLIGGTMGSCSYVLTGTEKGMEQTFGSTCHGAGRAWSRAKSRRNLDYQTVLDDLDKKGISIRVASPKLVMEEAPESYKDVTDVVNTCHAAGISKKAIKLRPIGVIKG; translated from the exons ATGGTTGTCCGTAAGTACGAGGATGAGTGTGAATATTTGGAAAGAATCGGAAGTCATTCCTGGAGGATCAAGAAGGGATTCCAGCCCAACATGAAGGTGGAAGGCGTCTTCTACGTGAACGAAAAGCTGGAGTCCCTCATGTTTGAAGAGCTCAAA AATGCATGTCGTCCTGGATCCGTGGGAGGCTTTCTTCCGGGTGTGAAACAAATAGCGAATGTAGCTGCATTACCCGGAATTGTGGGACACAGTGTGGGACTTCCTGATGTACATTCGGGTTATGGATTCGCCATTGGAAACATGGCTGCTTTTGATGTCGGAAATCCAGAGGCTGTTGTATCTCCAGGAGGAGTGGGATTTGATATTAATTGTGGTGTTCGTCTCTTGCGTACAAATCTCACTGAAAAAGATGTTCAACCCGTCAAGGAACGAATTACTCAAGCTCTTTTTGATCATATTCCTGTCGGTGTGGGGTCCAAG GGTATAATTCCTATGGGAGCTAAAGATTTGGAGGAGGCTTTAGAGATGGGAATGGACTGGTCTCTTCGTGAAGGATATGTTTGGCCAGAAGACAAAGAACATTGTGAAGAATATGGAAGAATGTTATCTGCAGATCCTAACTGCGTCTCTACTCGAGCCAAACGTCGGGGTCTTCCACAACTAGGAACACTGGGTGCAGGGAATCACTATGCTGAAATTCAAGTTGTCGATgagatatttgataaatttgctGCTTCTTCAATGGGAATTGACCGGCCCGGACAAATAGTTGTTATGATCCATTGTGGCTCAAGAGGATTTGGCCATCAAGTTGCCACAGATGCACTGGTTCAAATGGAAAAAGCAATGAAGAGAGATAAAATTGAGGTAAACGATCGTCAGTTAGCATGTGCTAGAATTCATTCCAAAGAAGGTCAGGACTATCTTAAAGGAATGGCTGCCGCAGCCAATTTTGCTTGGGTTAATCGTTCATCTATGACTTTTCTTACGCGTCAAGCCTTTTCCAAGATATTTGACTCCATTCCAGATGATCTTGATATGCATGTGATCTATGATGTATCACATAATATTGCTAAAATGGAGGAGCATATGGTTGATGGAAAGTTAAAAACTTTGCTTGTTCATAGAAAAGGCTCTACTAGAGCCTTTCCTCCGCATCATCCCCTCATTCCTGTGGACTTCCAATTGACTGGACAACCTGTTTTAATTGGAGGCACTATGGGGAGCTGTAGCTACGTTCTGACTGGAACAGAAAAAGGTATGGAACAAACATTTGGCTCGACATGCCATGGAGCAGGAAGAGCATGGTCTCGTGCCAAATCTCGTAGAAATCTTGATTATCAGACTGTGTTGGATGATTTAGATAAGAAGGGTATCTCTATCCGTGTTGCTTCTCCTAAGTTAGTCATGGAAGAAGCTCCCGAGTCTTATAAAGATGTGACTGACGTTGTCAATACATGCCATGCTGCTGGAATAAGCAAAAAAGCCATCAAACTTAGACCTATAGGTGTAATAAAAGGCTAG